The Metarhizium brunneum chromosome 5, complete sequence sequence TGCCCCATCGTCACCTCCTTTCGGCGCGATCCAACGCCAAGCCAATCCGAAAACAAAAAATCCCCCCGTGACCTTGTCGGACCGACGACAAAGGGGAACGATTTCTCACAACTAGGATCACCGGCCTAATGGCAAGACGGCAAGCTTAATTCTCCAGATCCACCAAATTGAAATGGCATCCCCATGGGGAGGTCAAATCCGGGGATGCAGAAGGTGACCTCACCTCACATGGAATTGGAATCAACATTTCGTGATGGCCGATGTTCCGGCCCCAACATTGTTTGTACGACCAAAATGTTGTGGATCCCCATCCAGGGGGGCCAGACATGGTCGCCTGATCACCTTGTCCGGAGAAGCGGGCTGTTTATGTACATCCAACAAGCCTCAACTGTTCAATTGAGCCAATGGCTACAATTTTCTGCAGCCAGCCCGAGGAGAAAATCTTTCGAAGTGGTTGGGTCGgcagttgacgtcttgtgGATGGTGATTGTAGCACGGCagctcgacgacatcatcTCAACAGCCacgaccaccaccacctgcGGTTTCAACAAAGTCAATGGCACGTGTGCCATATGGAGCCTGGCTTGTCATTGGGGACAGCATCGGCTAGCCCGCCACAACTCTCGCCCTTGGCCCGGTCCAGGGGTGTGTATGGGTCCAGGTGGCTTCACACTAGTCACAAGGAGCGAAGGAGCCGGCTTTTGTCTGGGGTCTCGACTCTGTTGTGAAATGGACCTGCCAGCAAAAAACCACTCGATTCCATTTACAATTCAACTTCTTTCGTCTTCAAGCGTCATGGACTATAAAGGGAGGCCGGTCTGTCGTCGGCTTATCAGTAGATGGATTCGTGAGGCATCGGATCATGGCCGCCCAACTCCTTTACTCCTAAGCTCTTCTTGGCTCTCGGATACCAGGctcatttttttttgatCCCCCCCAACCCAATATACCAATTATACACGTTATCCAAGGGGACATTTGCCTCGTCAATTGATACCACTAGTTGGAAAATTGACTCGAAGCACAACACTCCAACATGTCTTCCCTCACCAAACACCAGGGCGGGGACCAGCCTCGCAGAATCTCCATCGACCGCGGCAACATGGACGAAAACCTCGTCCATGaggcagccgccgccgccgaaacGGAGCATAGCATGGGGCTTTTAAAATCTCTCCAACTGTACAGGAAAGCCTGTCTGTGGTCCATCTTCCTGTCCACCTGTATTGTCATGGAAGGGTTCGATGTTGTGCTGCTCAACACATTATTCGCTTATCCCCCCTTCCAGAAGAAATTCGGGGTTGAGCAGCCTGACGGCACATACCAACTCACGGCGGCTTGGCAAGCCGGCCTGAGCAACGGCACGCTTGTGGGACAAGTCCTTGGTCTGTTCGTCAACGGCGTCATTGCCGACAGATTCGGATACCGCAAGACACTCATCGGCGCCTTGGTGGGCTGCATTGCCTTCATCTTTATAGTCTTCTTTGCGGAAAGCCTCACGCAACTCCTCATCGGGCAGATGCTCATTGGTGTCCCGTGGGGTGTCTTCCAGACCCTGACCACAACATATGCCTCCGAGGTGTGCCCTACGCATCTGCGTGCCTACCTCACCACATATGTCAACCTCTGCTGGGTCATGGGCCAGTTCATCGCCTCTGGCGTCCTGCGGGCCATGGTCTCCCGAGACGACAAATGGGGATACAAGATTCCCTTTGCTCTGCAGTGGATGTGGCCCATCCCTCTGATTATCGGCATCTATCTTGCCCCCGAGTCCCCCTGGTGGCTCGTTCGCCGCAACCGCATCGACGACGCCAAGAGGTCTTTGGCGCGGCTGACAGCCCGCAACACCAGCGTTGCCTTCCGGCCGGACGAAACCATCTCCATGA is a genomic window containing:
- the MAL61_0 gene encoding Maltose permease MAL61, with translation MSSLTKHQGGDQPRRISIDRGNMDENLVHEAAAAAETEHSMGLLKSLQLYRKACLWSIFLSTCIVMEGFDVVLLNTLFAYPPFQKKFGVEQPDGTYQLTAAWQAGLSNGTLVGQVLGLFVNGVIADRFGYRKTLIGALVGCIAFIFIVFFAESLTQLLIGQMLIGVPWGVFQTLTTTYASEVCPTHLRAYLTTYVNLCWVMGQFIASGVLRAMVSRDDKWGYKIPFALQWMWPIPLIIGIYLAPESPWWLVRRNRIDDAKRSLARLTARNTSVAFRPDETISMMVHTNEMEKELTAGISYADLFRGKVNRRRTEIVCVTWMIQTLCGATFMGYSTYFYQQAGMDVENSFSMSLGQYALGAVGTIFSWFLMGRWGRRTLYLSGQIIMCILLLAIGCTAFAGKENAAAQWAIGSMLLVYTFTYDATVGPVCYSLVAELTSTRLRTKSVVLARNCYNIVGIVTNIMTPRMLNPTAWNWGAKAGFFWTGTCLACAIWTYWRLPEPKGRTYAELDILFENGISARKFSSTSIDRFDAQGDRVSEKEKMSEVRVERVHSDQS